From the Nerophis ophidion isolate RoL-2023_Sa linkage group LG18, RoL_Noph_v1.0, whole genome shotgun sequence genome, one window contains:
- the LOC133537294 gene encoding fructose-bisphosphate aldolase C-like isoform X1 has protein sequence MLLSSFITMTQQFQSLSEAQKKELHETALRIVSPGKGILAADESVGSMAKRLAQVGVENTEENRRQFRQILFSADERINSCIGGVIFFHETLYQHSDSGVNFVKMIRDRGILVGIKVDKGVVPLAGTCGETTTQGLDALSERCVQYKKDGAVFAKWRCVMKISDVNPSQLAITHNANVLARYSSICQQHGIVPIIEPELLPDGDHDLKRCQYVTEKVLSAVYKAMSDQHVYLEGTLLKPNMVTPGHSCPRKYSPEDVAMATLTCLGRTVPPAVAGVAFLSGGQSEEEASVHLNAISKCPLVKPWVLTFSFGRALQASALRAWRGHKENQKAATEQFIKRAQVNSLACRGKYTGAENYPDSAHGIYSSCYSY, from the exons ATGTTGCTTAGTTCCTTCATCACCATGACGCAACAGTTCCAGAGCCTCTCTGAGGCCCAGAAGAAAGAACTCCACGAGACTGCACTGCGCATTGTGTCTCCAGGGAAGGGCATCTTGGCTGCAGACGAGTCAGTAG GCAGCATGGCCAAGCGTCTGGCCCAAGTAGGCGTGGAGAACACAGAAGAGAACCGCCGGCAGTTCCGTCAAATTCTGTTCAGTGCGGACGAGCGAATCAACAGCTGCATCGGAGGAGTCATTTTCTTCCACGAGACGCTCTACCAGCACTCGGACAGTGGAGTCAACTTTGTGAAAATGATCCGGGACAGGGGCATCCTGGTTGGCATCAAG GTGGACAAGGGCGTGGTTCCTCTGGCAGGAACCTGTGGAGAGACCACCACCCAGG GTCTAGATGCTCTATCAGAGCGTTGTGTCCAGTATAAAAAGGATGGCGCTGTCTTTGCAAAGTGGCGCTGTGTGATGAAGATCAGTGACGTCAACCCCTCCCAGCTGGCCATTACACACAACGCCAATGTTCTGGCTCGCTACTCCAGCATCTGCCAGCAG CATGGCATTGTGCCCATCATTGAGCCAGAACTCTTACCTGATGGAGACCACGACCTGAAGCGCTGCCAGTACGTGACTGAGAAG GTCTTAAGTGCCGTCTACAAGGCCATGTCAGACCAGCATGTGTACCTGGAAGGCACCCTCCTCAAGCCCAACATGGTCACCCCCGGCCACAGCTGTCCCAGAAAGTACAGCCCGGAGGATGTCGCCATGGCAACCCTCACCTGCCTTGGCCGCACCGTCCCTCCCGCGGTGGCAG GTGTGGCCTTCCTGTCAGGAGGTCAGAGCGAGGAGGAGGCATCCGTCCACCTGAACGCCATCAGCAAGTGTCCTCTGGTCAAGCCCTGGGTCCTCACCTTCTCCTTCGGCCGGGCTCTGCAGGCCTCGGCCCTGCGAGCATGGAGGGGCCACAAAGAGAACCAGAAGGCTGCCACCGAGCAGTTCATCAAAAGGGCCCAG GTCAACAGTCTGGCATGTCGAGGGAAGTACACGGGCGCCGAAAACTACCCAGATTCTGCCCACGGCATCTATAGCTCCTGCTACTCTTACTGA
- the LOC133537294 gene encoding fructose-bisphosphate aldolase C-like isoform X2 yields MTQQFQSLSEAQKKELHETALRIVSPGKGILAADESVGSMAKRLAQVGVENTEENRRQFRQILFSADERINSCIGGVIFFHETLYQHSDSGVNFVKMIRDRGILVGIKVDKGVVPLAGTCGETTTQGLDALSERCVQYKKDGAVFAKWRCVMKISDVNPSQLAITHNANVLARYSSICQQHGIVPIIEPELLPDGDHDLKRCQYVTEKVLSAVYKAMSDQHVYLEGTLLKPNMVTPGHSCPRKYSPEDVAMATLTCLGRTVPPAVAGVAFLSGGQSEEEASVHLNAISKCPLVKPWVLTFSFGRALQASALRAWRGHKENQKAATEQFIKRAQVNSLACRGKYTGAENYPDSAHGIYSSCYSY; encoded by the exons ATGACGCAACAGTTCCAGAGCCTCTCTGAGGCCCAGAAGAAAGAACTCCACGAGACTGCACTGCGCATTGTGTCTCCAGGGAAGGGCATCTTGGCTGCAGACGAGTCAGTAG GCAGCATGGCCAAGCGTCTGGCCCAAGTAGGCGTGGAGAACACAGAAGAGAACCGCCGGCAGTTCCGTCAAATTCTGTTCAGTGCGGACGAGCGAATCAACAGCTGCATCGGAGGAGTCATTTTCTTCCACGAGACGCTCTACCAGCACTCGGACAGTGGAGTCAACTTTGTGAAAATGATCCGGGACAGGGGCATCCTGGTTGGCATCAAG GTGGACAAGGGCGTGGTTCCTCTGGCAGGAACCTGTGGAGAGACCACCACCCAGG GTCTAGATGCTCTATCAGAGCGTTGTGTCCAGTATAAAAAGGATGGCGCTGTCTTTGCAAAGTGGCGCTGTGTGATGAAGATCAGTGACGTCAACCCCTCCCAGCTGGCCATTACACACAACGCCAATGTTCTGGCTCGCTACTCCAGCATCTGCCAGCAG CATGGCATTGTGCCCATCATTGAGCCAGAACTCTTACCTGATGGAGACCACGACCTGAAGCGCTGCCAGTACGTGACTGAGAAG GTCTTAAGTGCCGTCTACAAGGCCATGTCAGACCAGCATGTGTACCTGGAAGGCACCCTCCTCAAGCCCAACATGGTCACCCCCGGCCACAGCTGTCCCAGAAAGTACAGCCCGGAGGATGTCGCCATGGCAACCCTCACCTGCCTTGGCCGCACCGTCCCTCCCGCGGTGGCAG GTGTGGCCTTCCTGTCAGGAGGTCAGAGCGAGGAGGAGGCATCCGTCCACCTGAACGCCATCAGCAAGTGTCCTCTGGTCAAGCCCTGGGTCCTCACCTTCTCCTTCGGCCGGGCTCTGCAGGCCTCGGCCCTGCGAGCATGGAGGGGCCACAAAGAGAACCAGAAGGCTGCCACCGAGCAGTTCATCAAAAGGGCCCAG GTCAACAGTCTGGCATGTCGAGGGAAGTACACGGGCGCCGAAAACTACCCAGATTCTGCCCACGGCATCTATAGCTCCTGCTACTCTTACTGA